Proteins co-encoded in one Garra rufa chromosome 7, GarRuf1.0, whole genome shotgun sequence genomic window:
- the LOC141338848 gene encoding interferon-induced very large GTPase 1-like — translation MRQTHRCVSLCHPGVHAFILIIPDAPLTDEDKAEIEEIQRIFSSRINKHILILIKQNSEHQTAELNEETQSVIERFGGRHHLFGPKTQVSTLMEKIEQMVEENSGVCFSTETLFEAQMEKLQEFEMKKKIQSLETHLLPQGSTEREDDLRIVLLGKTGVGKSATGNTILGRKAFTADTSQESVTKECQRETSEINSRHITVIDTPGLFDTELSNEEIQREISNCIPMILPGPHVFIIVLNLGQRFTKEETTAVEIIQETFGEKSLMFTMVLFTRGDFLKNKTIDQCLGKPGSALNQLIEACGNRFHVFNNEETEDRTQVTDLLQKIDNMVKANGDSYYSCKMFREMEREIQEQQMKILMEKVEKKEQEMQDEYNQRLKQEEERIKKMMEERQNQDKERKGREEELKREITELEEHQREIRDEMRRERETFRHEIEEMREEKENIKKEKEELQIKYDTEKEILMNRIENERQNHETERTKREEEFNKREEQYKREMKEQEQMRDEMKREQGMFKDEMRLEKEIIKKEKEDLQIEIDRLMNRIENERQHHDKERKRREEEFNEREERYKTLLQEKEENEKKIQEEMKREREELEKQSLEEKMRKQEEEKRREREKQICDEQIQKLQSEMEGIIREKERIERERQEQLEDSEKRLKEERNMREDQQKTLEDKLKLLEEQHEDELKRRRVEWREEYEREEEEMKKKICSETDHSLQGENKDIEPAEVREEEKQKNLFHRLHLKDRHHKLRAADVLQINEHSLQSHESCAEEELIQTFIQKLLMMNYRARYICVRDPNEQDYRHQRDSDSSEDEFDIFNEMSFSNKRTSQSDLIHPMDVQMAVFHCADGFLKQLMVTKLSQCQYALPLLVPDPFTRQIEFPLWTFRQINKSWWIRNTNNEIIHQTQPIYKTQTPMVFFFRFGSVSSSKSQLMNSLINEKHNMFFHRNCPNRVLMDGVVEIAWFCPSGRNTDKFSDCVAFCNLHGDAGDHEKQLQILTQMASVNVVLLPQLDTNDRHAAKIQNLFRNRKPLISIFTEDQSTAIKTIKGKFKIGLKDRNLSDVSEELRRAINDCLSESSSTFRLEDVSKHSDIRVDEEDDDDCRRGRAAAQKMVSLLEKKDLMKVKESFLPHQGKLWHQWSQKNRELHRPRGDETEMEISRKKVEMKKIREQQHASDISEFMQLFIKEMKSDAANKMFFPKWLRIVLDEYTSDDLSALHHYYDEKWSTVLKLKEKHVKSEQLITEQTEPEEISKELQNADFGLEHIMREIGQIYESCSSVKKNKKDLQMDFSSLPSLAAEMMISGFPLELMDGDAAHVPVIWISAVLDQLIQKLGDQRVFVLSVLGIRGSGKSTMMNAMFGLQFAVSAGRTTRGAFMTLIRVSDQIKTQINFDYILVVDTEGLCAPELAGRSTRHQDNEFATFVVGLANLTLINIFGENPSEMQDILQIVVQAFMRMKKVRMNPSCVFVHQNVSDITAGEKNMEGRRRLQETLDEMTKLAAKEEVCDVERFSDVISFDVQNDVYFAQLWEGIPPMAPPNPDYCENIQDLKKTIISYASKSHGLMLTRLKDHITDLWEALLNEQFVFSFRNSLEVSSYRKLETENRKWSWSLRSAMMETENKLHNRIENGVIHEVKETDLHRELKKTSEEVKKSMSEFFEKDRDAYLLIQWKRTFENKIKELQENIVRETKRKLNEILQQRELKKNIDAQRKHHENTLYEKSRELKLKLKYKAIDEVTLKKEFDLFWEQWIKKIIIRDTPPIRDIDIMRDVREILSDVYQSVPVDHWRESRDIFTLQNYSEYVVFKNSTRYASRRVWMFGIHPPENEAQIKSLVSDVDHQSDKMIQSFNISKMGYNISYIHQLINYIKARVTEHEEGQVKYVFKNEFFVDLVLSICKRANKTITDQHRLFREANDPVIYVEKKRKEYYSIFQKYCH, via the exons ATGCGTCAGACTCACCGCTGTGTGTCTCTCTGTCATCCTGGAGTTCATGCTTTCATCCTCATCATTCCTGATGCTCCACTGACTGATGAAGACAAAGCAGAAATAGAGGAGATCCAGAGGATATTCAGCTCAAGAATCAACAAACACATCCTGATCCTCATAAAGCAGAATTCAGAGCATCAGACAGCAGAACTAAATGAAGAAACACAGTCTGTCATTGAGAGATTTGGAGGAAGACATCATTTATTTGGTCCTAAAACACAAGTGTCCACACTGATGGAGAAGATCGAGCAGATGGTTGAGGAAAATAGTGGTGTTTGTTTCTCCACAGAGACATTGTTTGAAGCACAAATGGAAAAACTGCAGGAATTTGAAATGAAGAAGAAAATTCAATCATTAGAGACACATTTGCTGCCACAAG GTTCAACAGAGAGAGAAGATGATCTGAGGATTGTTCTGCTGGGAAAAACTGGAGTCGGGAAAAGTGCGACTGGAAACACTATCTTAGGAAGAAAAGCATTTACAGCAGACACATCTCAAGAGTCTGTTACTAAAGAGTGTCAGAGAGAAACATCAGAAATCAACAGCAGACACATCACTGTGATCGACACTCCAGGACTGTTTGATACTGAACTCAGTAATGAAGAAATCCAGAGAGAAATCAGCAACTGCATCCCCATGATCCTGCCTGGACCACATGTGTTCATCATCGTGCTCAATTTAGGACAACGATTCACTAAAGAAGAGACAACCGCTGTGGAGATCATCCAGGAGACGTTTGGAGAGAAATCTTTAATGTTCACCATGGTGCTCTTCACCAGAGGAGACTTTCTGAAGAACAAAACCATTGATCAGTGTTTGGGAAAACCTGGATCTGCTCTGAATCAGCTGATTGAAGCTTGTGGAAACAGATTCCATGTGTTCAATAATGAAGAGACTGAAGACCGAACACAGGTGACTGATCTACTGCAGAAGATAGACAACATGGTGAAAGCAAACGGAGACAGTTACTACTCATGTAAGATGTtcagagagatggagagagaaaTACAAGAACAACAGATGAAGATACTGATGGAGAAAGTGGA aaagaaagaacaagaaATGCAGGATGAATATAATCAGAGACTTAAACAAGAGGAAGAGAGAATAAAGAAGATGATGGAAGAACGACAGAATCAGGACAAAGAAAGAAAGGGAAGAGAAGAGGAACTGAAAAGAGAAATAACAGAACTAGAGGAACATCAGAGAGAGATACGAGACGAGATGAGACGAGAACGAGAGACATTCAGACACGAAATAGAGGAAATGAGAGAAGAAAAAGAGaatataaagaaagaaaaagaagaattaCAGATCAAATACGACACAGAAAAAGAAATACTGATGAACAGAATAGAGAATGAAAGACAGAATCATGAAACAGAGAGAACGAAAAGGGAAGAAGAGTTTAATAAGAGAGAAGAACAATATAAAAGAGAAATGAAGGAACAGGAGCAGATGAGAGATGAGATGAAGAGAGAACAAGGGATGTTTAAAGATGAAATGAGGCTAGAAAAAGAGattataaagaaagaaaaagaagatcTACAGATAGAAATCGACAGACTGATGAACAGAATAGAGAATGAAAGACAACATCAtgacaaagagagaaagagaagagaagaagagtTTAATGAGAGAGAAGAACGGTATAAAACACTCCTGCAAGAGAAAGAAGAGAATGAGAAGAAGATACAAGAGGAGATGAAGAGAGAACGAGAGGAACTGGAGAAACAAAGTCTAGAGGAAAAGATGAGAAAACAAGAAGAAGAgaaaagaagagagagagaaaaacagattTGTGATGAACAGATTCAGAAACTGCAGAGTGAAATGGAGGGAATaatcagagagaaagagagaatagaaagagagagacaagAACAACTAGAGGATTCAGAGAAGagactgaaagaagaaagaaacaTGAGAGAAGATCAACAGAAGACTCTTGAAGACAAACTGAAACTCCTTGAAGAACAGCATGAAGATGAACTGAAGAGAAGACGAGTGGAGTGGAGAGAGGAATATGAACGAGAGGAAGAGGAGATGAAGAAGAAGATCTGCTCTGAAACTGATCATTCACTGCAG GGAGAAAACAAGGACATTGAACCAGCAGAAGTCAGAGAAGAAGAAAAACAGAAGAATCTATTTCACAGACTTCATCTTAAAGACAGACACCACAAACTGAGAGCTGCAGATGTTCTTCAGATAAATGAACATTCATTACAGTCTCATGAGTCTTGTGCTGAAGAAGAACTGATTCAGACTTTCATACAGAAACTACTGATGATGAACTACAGAGCAAGATACATTTGTGTTAGAGATCCCAATGAACAGGATTACAGGCACCAAAGAGACAGTGACTCATCTGAAGATGAgtttgatatttttaatgaaatgtctTTCTCAAACAAAAGAACCAGTCAGTCTGACCTCATTCACCCGATGGATGTCCAGATGGCTGTGTTTCATTGTGCTGATGGTTTCCTGAAGCAGCTGATGGTCACTAAACTGTCCCAGTGTCAGTACGCTCTGCCTCTGCTTGTTCCTGATCCATTCACACGACAGATTGAGTTTCCTCTCTGGACATTCAGACAAATCAACAAGAGCTGGTGGATCAGAAACACCAACAATGAGATCATCCATCAAACCCAGCCGATCTACAAGACACAAACTCCAATGGTGTTTTTCTTCAGGTTTGGCTCTGTGTCTTCATCCAAGTCTCAGCTGATGAACAGTCTGATCAATGAGAAACACAACATGTTCTTCCACAGGAACTGCCCAAACAGAGTCCTGATGGATGGAGTGGTGGAGATCGCCTGGTTCTGTCCATCTGGGAGAAACACGGATAAATTCTCTGACTGTGTTGCGTTCTGTAATCTACACGGAGATGCAGGAGACCATGAGAAACAGCTGCAGATCCTCACTCAAATGGCCTCAGTCAATGTTGTTCTTCTGCCACAACTGGACACGAATGACAGACATGCAGCAAAGATACAAAACCTGTTCAGGAACAGAAAGCCACTCATTTCTATTTTTACTGAGGATCAATCAACTGCTATTAAGACAATAAAAGGGAAATTCAAAATCGGTCTGAAAGACAGAAATCTGTCAGATGTTTCTGAAGAACTCAGGAGAGCAATAAATGATTGTCTCTCAGAATCATCTTCCACTTTCAGACTTGAAGATGTGTCCAAACACTCAGACATCAGAGTAGATGAGGAAGATGATGATGACTGCAGGAGAGGAAGAGCAGCAGCACAGAAGATGGTGAGTTTACTGGAGAAGAAAGATCTGATGAAAGTCAAAGAATCATTTCTGCCTCATCAGGGGAAACTGTGGCATCAGTGGAGTCAGAAGAACAGAGAACTACATCGACCTCGAGGAGATGAGACAGAAATggaaataagtagaaaaaaagtAGAAATGAAGAAAATTCGTGAACAACAGCATGCATCTGACATCAGTGAGTTTATGCAGCTCTTTATtaaagaaatgaagtcagatgcAGCAAATAAGATGTTTTTCCCCAAATGGCTCAGAATTGTCCTTGATGAATATACATCAGATGATCTGTCTGCTCTACATCACTATTATGATGAAAAGTGGTCAACGGTATTAAAACTAAAAGAGAAACATGTTAAATCTGAACAACTCATCACTGAGCAAACTGAACCAGAGGAAATATCTAAGGAACTTCAAAATGCAGACTTTGGTTTGGAGCACATCATGAGGGAGATCGGTCAGATCTATGAATCATGTTCATCTGTGAAGAAGAACAAGAAAGACCTGCAGATGGACTTCTCTTCTCTCCCGAGTCTCGCAGCAGAGATGATGATCTCTGGATTTCCACTGGAGCTGATGGATGGAGATGCTGCTCATGTTCCTGTGATCTGGATCTCTGCTGTTCTAGATCAACTCATCCAGAAACTGGGAGACCAGAGAGTCTTTGTGCTGTCAGTTTTAGGGATTCGAGGCTCTGGGAAATCCACCATGATGAATGCCATGTTTGGGCTCCAGTTTGCCGTCAGTGCTGGCAGGACAACCAGAGGAGCTTTCATGACGCTGATCAGAGTCTCAGACCAGATCAAAACACAGATCAACTTTGACTATATTCTGGTTGTTGATACTGAGGGTCTTTGTGCTCCAGAACTGGCTGGAAGATCAACAAGACATCAAGACAATGAATTTGCCACATTTGTTGTTGGTCTTGCGAATCTGACGTTGATCAACATCTTTGGAGAAAACCCATCTGAGATGCAGGACATTCTTCAGATTGTTGTTCAGGCCTTCATGAGGATGAAGAAGGTCAGAATGAATCCcagctgtgtgtttgtgcatcAGAACGTTTCAGACATCACAGCTGGAGAGAAAAACATGGAGGGAAGGAGACGACTGCAGGAGACACTGGATGAGATGACAAAACTAGCTGCTAAAGAGGAAGTCTGTGATGTTGAACGTTTCAGTGATGTCATTAGTTTTGATGTTCAGAATGATGTGTATTTTGCTCAGCTCTGGGAGGGAATCCCACCAATGGCTCCACCAAACCCAGACTACTGTGAGAACATTCAAGACCTGAAGAAAACTATTATATCTTATGCCTCAAAATCACATGGATTGATGCTAACACGCCTAAAAGATCATATTACAGATCTCTGGGAGGCTTTACTGAATGAACAATTCGTCTTCAGCTTCAGAAATTCTCTGGAGGTTTCATCTTACAGGAAACTGGAGACCGAAAACAGGAAGTGGTCCTGGAGTCTTCGCAGTGCCATGATGGAAACTGAGAACAAACTACACAACAGAATAGAAAATGGAGTAATTCATGAGGTTAAGGAAACTGATCTTCACAGAGAACTGAAGAAGACAAGTGAAGAAGTGAAAAAATCAATGTCTGAATTCTTTGAGAAAGACAGAGATGCATATTTACTGATTCAGTGGAAAAGAACATTTGAAAACAAAATCAAAGAGCTTCAGGAAAACATTGTGAGAGAAACAAAGAGGAAATTAAATGAGATTCTTCAGCAGCGAGAACTCAAGAAAAACATTGATGCTCAGAGGAAACATCATGAAAACACTCTCTATGAAAAGAGCAGAGAACtcaaattaaaacttaaatataaagCAATTGATGAAGTAACACTGAAGAAAGAGTTTGATTTGTTTTGGGAACAGTGGATAAAGAAGATCATCATCAGAGACACTCCTCCAATCAGAGACATTGACATAATGAGAGATGTGagagagatcctcagtgatgtcTATCAAAGTGTTCCTGTAGATCACTGGAGGGAGAGCAGGGATATTTTCACTCTGCAGAATTATTCTGaatatgttgtttttaaaaattccACAAGATATGCTAGCAGAAGAGTTTGGATGTTTGGAATTCATCCTCCAGAGAATGAAGCCCAAATAAAATCATTAGTCTCAGATGTTGATCATCAGAGTGACAAAATGATTCAGTCATTTAACATCTCAAAGATGGGCTACAACATCAGCTACATTCATCAACTTATAAATTACATCAAAGCAAGAGTAACAGAGCATGAGGAAGGACAAGTGAAATATGTGTTCAAGAATGAATTCTTCGTGGATTTGGTTCTTTCCATCTGTAAGAGAGCAAACAAGACGATCACTGACCAACACAGACTGTTCAGAGAAGCCAATGATCCTGTGATATATGTTGAGAAGAAGAGAAAAGAGTACTATAGTATTTTCCAGAAATACTGTCATTGA
- the LOC141338426 gene encoding GTPase IMAP family member 3-like → MRIVLLGWSVSENSLVGNFILGRAAFDTEAPPDVVERVAGRLKDRHVIIINSPQLLQTNISDHQITQTVRECVHLSDPGPHVILLLLKHEPCSAEDQECVEKVLRSFSERVYQHTMVLSTQEPTQTNHILQKIIQKCANRHFSLQRSSSPDHLLQMFEDIEKMNDGRHLDCAEGSQFSQWMILCDDIWCLYR, encoded by the exons a TGAGGATTGTTCTTCTGGGTTGGAGCGTGTCAGAAAACAGTCTGGTGGGGAACTTCATATTAGGACGAGCAGCGTTTGACACTGAAGCTCCTCCAGATGTTGTAGAGAGAGTCGCAGGAAGACTGAAGGACAGACACGTGATCATCATCAACAGTCCTCAGCTGCTCCAGACCAACATCTCAGATCATCAGATCACACAGACAGTGAGAGAGTGTGTCCATCTGTCTGATCCAGGACCTCATGTGATCCTTCTGCTCCTCAAACATGAGCCGTGTTCAGCAGAAGATCAAGAGTGTGTGGAGAAGGTGCTGCGCTCTTTCTCTGAGCGCGTTTATCAACACACCATGGTGCTCAGCACACAAGAGCCCACTCAAACCAATCACATCCTGCAGAAAATCATCCAGAAATGTGCAAACAGACACTTCAGTCTTCAGAGGAGCAGCTCTCCTGATCATCTTCTGCAGATGTTTGAGGACATTGAGAAGATGAATGATGGACGACACCTGGATTGCGCTGAAGGTTCACAGTTTTCACAATGGATGATATTGTGTGATGATATTTGGTGTTTATATCGGTAA